The following DNA comes from Amycolatopsis albispora.
AGGCGGTGCGCGCGTTCCTGAACGTCGCCGCCACCGACGGTCAGCAGCCGCTGGCGGAGAAGGGCTACGTGTCCATCCCGCAGAGCCTGCAGGACAAGGTGCTGACCGCGGTCAAGGCGATCGCCTGATCTGCTTGCGGGCAGCTTGAGACGAGGGTAGAGACAGGCCAAGGCAACCAAGCCGATGAACGAGCCAATCTCGACGCGGACGCCCACCGGTGACACCGGTGGGCGTCCGCCGTCCGCATCCGCGCCGGAGGGTCCGATTTCCGAGCAACCAACGCCCGTCGCTTCGTCCAAGGGCGGCAAGGTGCGGCCGGGTGACCGCATCTTCAAGAACCTCACCACCGGCGCCGGCATCTTCGTGGTCATCCTGATCGGGCTGATCGGGTTGTTCCTGCTGCTGCAGGCCATCCCCGCGCTGCAGGCCAACCAGGTCAGCTTCTTCTCCAGCGTGTGGGAGACCGGCGACTCGAAGAACCTGCGGTTCGGCATCGCCGACCTGCTCGCGGTGACCGTGGCCACCTCGCTGGTGGCGCTGGTCATCGCCATGCCGGTGTCGCTGGGCATCGCGTTGTTCCTGACCCAGTACGCGCCGCCGCGGCTGGCCAGGCCGTTCGCCTACGTGATCGACCTGCTGGCCGCCGTGCCGTCGATCATCTTCGGCCTGTGGGGCCTGCTGTTCCTGGCCCCGGTCCTCGAGCCGGTGGCGCAGTGGATCAACGACACGCTGGGCTGGATCCCGATCTTCGGGGACGGCAACATCGCGCCGAACATCCGCAGCACCATCTTCACCGCCGGCGTGGTGCTCGCGGTGATGCTGCTGCCGATCATCACCTCGCTCACCCGCGAGGTCTTCGAGCGCACGCCGACCGCGCAGATCGAAGGCGCGCTGGCGCTGGGCGCCACCCGCTGGGAAGTCATCCGGACCACCGTGCTGCCGTTCGGCAAGGCCGGGTACATCGGCGCCTCGATGCTCGGCCTCGGCCGCGCGCTGGGTGAGACGATCGCGCTGTCGATCATCCTGTTCATCCCGGTCGGGCGGACCTTCGACTGGAGCGTGTTCGACGGCGGCGCCACCTTCGCCTCCAAGATCGCGTCGAACTACGCGGAGTTCAACGACGTCACGTCGGCCGGCGCCTACATCGCCGCCGGCCTGGTGCTGTTCCTGCTGACCTTCGTGGTCAACTTCGCGGCCCGGTCCATCATCGGCGACAAGAAGGGGGACTGAGCCATGACCGCGACGATTCCCGACGCCGACCGGCCGGCCGTCACACCGGCGTTCCAGCAGGTCAGCCTGGCTCGCAAGACCAAGAACGGGGTGGCCACCGTCCTGGTGTGGCTGGCCTTCCTGATCGCCGTCATCCCGCTGGTCTGGGTGCTCTGGACGGTGGTCGAGAGCGGCATCACGCGCATCCCGTACACCAACTGGTGGACCGAGGACTTCTCGCTGGTGCTGTCCGACGAGGTCGGCGGCGGTGTGCTGCACGCCATCGTCGGCACCCTGCTGCAGGGCCTGGTCTGCGCCATCATCGCGGTGCCGCTGGGCCTGCTGGTGGCGATCTACCTGGTCGAGTACGGCCGCCGGACCCGGCTGGCCAAGGTGACCACGTTCATGGTCGACATCCTGTCCGGGGTGCCGTCGATCGTGGCCGCGTTGTTCATCTACGCGCTCTGGGTGACCACGCTGGGCCTGCCGCGCAACGGCTTC
Coding sequences within:
- the pstC gene encoding phosphate ABC transporter permease subunit PstC, whose protein sequence is MRPGDRIFKNLTTGAGIFVVILIGLIGLFLLLQAIPALQANQVSFFSSVWETGDSKNLRFGIADLLAVTVATSLVALVIAMPVSLGIALFLTQYAPPRLARPFAYVIDLLAAVPSIIFGLWGLLFLAPVLEPVAQWINDTLGWIPIFGDGNIAPNIRSTIFTAGVVLAVMLLPIITSLTREVFERTPTAQIEGALALGATRWEVIRTTVLPFGKAGYIGASMLGLGRALGETIALSIILFIPVGRTFDWSVFDGGATFASKIASNYAEFNDVTSAGAYIAAGLVLFLLTFVVNFAARSIIGDKKGD
- the pstA gene encoding phosphate ABC transporter permease PstA, translated to MTATIPDADRPAVTPAFQQVSLARKTKNGVATVLVWLAFLIAVIPLVWVLWTVVESGITRIPYTNWWTEDFSLVLSDEVGGGVLHAIVGTLLQGLVCAIIAVPLGLLVAIYLVEYGRRTRLAKVTTFMVDILSGVPSIVAALFIYALWVTTLGLPRNGFSVSLALVLLMVPVVVRSSEEMLRIVPDDLREASYALGVPKWKTIVKIVLPTALSGIITGIMMALARVMGETAPLLVLVGYSSFVHWDMFQGEMASLPLLINNERATNSMTEGSVGFERIWGAALTLVLIIALINLAATLIGRLVAPKKK